The following are encoded together in the Osmerus eperlanus chromosome 18, fOsmEpe2.1, whole genome shotgun sequence genome:
- the zer1 gene encoding protein zer-1 homolog, with protein MAAKAGDDPDTLMALSTAYCLRNLKRTMCYQGDGAKLCLRSDVFLPSEICDKLVNTYMELIHTDSNFEPEDGFFQLFWDPRSTRLTRVQLREDLVRDRDLEAIGKQDLIELHLTYCNNLSARSLKTLSCFRQTLISLSLFGCSHIFYRKGGAPLANEDDEEESPASRQALEKDFSFQGFNRLRLLNLGGLPEEADVEALLRPLKALTALDLSGVQLARTAFLTQWKDRLASLVLYNMDLSEELVTTVVRLAQLRHLDISRESRRSSKFKMTRKILTAIVQGLVNMVSLDISGHIMQDNCTVPHFEEAVGRPSTEPCKSSIYPLQELKRPLQFLGLYDTTLCNVTHIPAYKVTGSKNEEQVLNAIEAYTEFRPELAHRAINQLFDIARIQHCSQLLRALQLVIAALKCHKYDKSIQVTGSAALFYLTNTEYRSDQSVRLRRQVIHVVLNGMEQYQEVTVQRNCCLTLCNFSIPEELEFQYGRVNLLLLKILEPARQDESIQRIAVHLCNALVCQVDNQHKEAVGKMGFVKTMLNLIQKKLQDRMCDQVMEFSWSALWNITDETPDNCQMFLSCRGMSLFLDCLKEFPEKQELHRNMLGLLGNVAEVRALRPQLLTPEFISVFSNLLDSKADGIEVSYNACGVLSHIMFDGPEAWAMLEPQRDSVMKKMWDAIKSWDISSRRNINYRSFEPILRLLPQGISPVSQHWATWALYNLVSVYPSKYCPLLIKEGGIALLEKLMELETSQEETKKMARKVMEQCENFKEDPMETGQEVNNGQRG; from the exons ATGGCTGCCAAAGCAGGAGACGACCCAGACACCCTGATGGCTCTGTCTACGGCCTACTGCCTCAGGAACCTGAAGAGGACCATGTGTTACCAGGGAGACGGGGCCAAGCTCTGTCTGCGATCAGACGTCTTTCTTCCcagtgaaatttgtgacaaactGGTCAACAC gtacatGGAgctgatacacacagacagtaacTTTGAGCCAGAGGATGGCTTTTTCCAGCTGTTCTGGGATCCCAGAAGCACCCGTCTGACCAGGGTGCAGCTGCGGGAGGACTTGGTACGTGACCGGGACCTGGAGGCTATTGGCAAGCAG GACCTGATAGAGCTTCATCTTACCTACTGCAACAACTTATCTGCACGCAGTCTGAAAACACTAAGCTGCTTCCGGCAGACCCtgatctccctcagtctcttcgGATGTAGCCACATCTTCTACCGGAAGGGAGGCGCGCCCCTGGCAAACGAGGACGATGAGGAGGagagcccagcgtccaggcagGCGTTAGAAAAGGACTTCAGCTTCCAGGGCTTCAACCGCCTCCGTCTGCTGAACCTGGGCGGGCTGCCGGAGGAGGCTGATGTGGAGGCTCTGCTCCGGCCCCTAAAGGCCCTCACCGCCCTGGACCTGTCAGGGGTGCAGCTGGCTCGGACAGCCTTCCTGACCCAGTGGAAAGACAGACTGGCCTCGCTGGTTCTGTACAACATGGACTTGTCAGAGGAGCTAGTCACCACTGTGGTCAGACTGGCCCAACTCAG GCACCTGGACATCTCTAGGGAGAGTCGGAGATCTTCTAAATTCAAGATGACTCGAAAGATCCTAACAGCCATTGTTCAAGGCCTGGTGAATATGGTCTCCCTGGACATCTCAGGACACATCATGCAGGACAACTGCACCGTGCCTCACTTTGAGGAGGCCGTGGGACGGCCAAG CACTGAGCCCTGTAAGAGCAGCATCTACCCTCTTCAGGAGCTGAAGAGGCCTCTGCAGTTTCTGGGGCTTTATGACACCACGCTGTGTAACGTAACTCACATCCCTGCATATAAG GTGACAGGTTCCAAGAATGAGGAGCAGGTTTTGAATGCCATTGAAGCCTACACAGAGTTCCGCCCTGAGCTGGCCCACAGAGCTATCAACCAGCTGTTCGACATTGCTAGGATACAGCACTGCAGCCAGCTGCTCAGAGCCCTGCAG CTTGTGATTGCAGCTCTGAAGTGCCACAAGTACGACAAGAGTATCCAGGTGACGGGCAGCGCAGCGCTGTTCTACCTGACCAACACTGAGTACCGCAGCGACCAGAGCGTGAGGCTGCGGCGGCAGGTCATCCACGTGGTGCTCAACGGCATGGAGCAGTACCAGGAGGTCACG GTCCAGAGGAATTGCTGTCTGACGCTGTGCAACTTCAGCATCCCAGAAGAGCTGGAGTTCCAGTACGGCCGGGTCAACCTGCTCTTGCTGAAGATCCTGGAACCAGCCAGGCAAGACGAGTCCATCCAGCGCATCGCCGTGCACCTCTGCAATGCTCTGGTCTGCCAGGTTGACAACCAGCACAAGGAGGCTGTCGGCAAGATGGGCTTTGTCAAG ACAATGCTAAATCTGATCCAGAAAAAGCTACAAGACAGAATG TGTGACCAGGTGATGGAGTTCTCCTGGAGCGCCCTGTGGAACATCACTGATGAGACTCCAGACAACTGTCAGATGTTCCTCAGCTGTCGAGGCATGAGTCTGTTCCTGGACTGCCTGAAG GAGTTCCCAGAAAAGCAGGAGCTTCACCGCAACATGCTGGGTCTGCTGGGGAACGTGGCAGAGGTCCGGGCCCTGAGACCACAACTCCTCACCCCAGAGTTCATCTCGGTCTTCAG TAATCTGTTGGACAGTAAGGCAGACGGTATCGAGGTGTCCTACAACGCGTGTGGCGTTCTCTCCCACATCATGTTTGACGGCCCTGAGGCGTGGGCCATGCTGGAGCCACAGAGGGACTCTGTCATGAAGAAGATGTGGGACGCAATCAAGAGCTGGGACATCAGCTCCCGGAGGAACATCAACTACAG GTCATTTGAGCCGATTCTACGCCTGCTGCCTCAGGGCATCTCTCCTGTCAGCCAGCACTGGGCCACCTGGGCTCTGTACAACCTGGTGTCCGTCTACC CAAGTAAGTACTGCCCCCTGCTGATCAAGGAGGGCGGCATCGCTCTTCTGGAGAAACTGATGGAGCTGGAAACTTCACAAGAAGAGACCAAGAAAATGGCGAG GAAAGTGATGGAGCAGTGTGAGAACTTCAAAGAAGACCCCATGGAGACCGGGCAGGAGGTCAACAATGGACAAAGAGGTTGA